One window from the genome of Hemitrygon akajei chromosome 4, sHemAka1.3, whole genome shotgun sequence encodes:
- the LOC140726240 gene encoding uncharacterized protein yields the protein MKVVVLSSCLLAVALAAPVWKTRSLNSGSNERYARYFQPFNPPYYPFQPYLRFPYHRYPSFPFFPGVTYPDYRQVPVFHGFERQANPGASNVKVNYVEESAPEEYSMVNGASFSSEVSLEDSSSVEDDYRITFVNVPSELPDDRYPGVPDYMYPGVPDYEGPVTPDEEFPGVPDYEGPFIPGIDTSVNVDFHQQSPKDTASEGSNVEEVTGVLPLSDSLQSFDSRGLTQEDNEMVVGSNEDAGHHEAASEPTEKDTDQGEIWNSQEPVGQQRSNEDSVEEPQSHENVDASLRDMDFTTHDNDEDGDSYEDDDNYDDHYGFVDNNQNHNDGTESEFNEPDSNQKISLDSDETDLNAGGIEFNENNSDDKDSSEDVTSKSTVEDDSVLDENSETNFSF from the exons ATGAAAGTGGTGGTTCTCAGCAGTTGCCTCTTGGCCGTGGCTTTGGCTGCTCCG GTGTGGAAAACCAGAAGTTTGAATAGTGGCAGCAATGAG CGATACGCTCGTTACTTTCAACCTTTTAACCCACCTTATTACCCCTTTCAACCATACCTTAGATTTCCCTACCACAGATACCCCAGCTTTCCTTTCTTTCCTGGAGTCACCTATCCTGACTATAGACAGGTACCTGTATTTCATGGCTTTGAAAGACAAGCCAATCCTGGGGCATCAAATGTGAAAGTGAACTATGTGGAAGAAAGTGCCCCAGAGGAATATTCCATGGTCAATGGAGCTAGTTTCAGCTCTGAAGTTTCCCTCGAGGACTCCAGCAGTGTTGAGGATGATTACAGGATAACCTTTGTGAATGTGCCAAGTGAGCTACCAGATGACAGGTATCCTGGCGTGCCAGATTACATGTACCCTGGGGTGCCAGATTACGAGGGTCCTGTAACACCCGATGAAGAATTCCCCGGAGTGCCAGATTACGAGGGGCCTTTCATACCAGGAATTGATACAAGTGTGAATGTTGACTTTCACCAGCAAAGCCCCAAGGACACAGCAAGTGAGGGAtctaatgtagaggaggtcaccgGTGTTTTACCATTGTCAGACTCCTTGCAGAGTTTTGATTCACGTGGATTAACCCAGGAAGACAATGAGATGGTTGTAGGCAGTAATGAGGATGCTGGTCATCATGAAGCAGCCAGTGAACCCACAGAAAAGGACACTGATCAAGGGGAAATCTGGAATAGCCAGGAACCTGTGGGTCAGCAAAGGTCTAATGAAGACTCAGTTGAGGAACCACAATCCCATGAG AATGTTGATGCCAGTCTAAGGGATATGGATTTTACCACCCATGATAATGATGAAGATGGTGACAGTTATGAAGATGATGATAATTATGATGACCATTATGGTTTTGTTGACAATAACCAAAATCACAATGATGGAACTGAATCTGAATTCAACGAACCGGATTCCAATCAGAAAATTTCATTGGATTCAGATGAGACTGACCTCAATGCTGGTGGAATTGAGTTCAATGAGAACAACAGTGATGACAAGGATTCCAGTGAGGATGTCACCAGCAAGAGCACTGTTGAAGATGACAGTGTACTCGATGAAA ACAGCGAAACCAACTTTTCCTTCTAA